AGAGAAAACGATGTGTTGGTTCGCTATTTCGGGCTAACTCTTCTCGACCACGTCCTGCGCCATACTTCGTTCACTGCTACGGATGAGATTGTGGGCTTGAGGGATATCGTTTTGAAGCTTGCCGAGACCATTCAACCAGAAGACCCTGCATATATCCGCAACAAGATTCCGCAGTTATGGGCTGAGGTGGCCAAGAGGAGCTGGGGCCTGGATTGGCTGGACATGGATGAGCGCCTCGTCCAATTCTGGAATGCAAGTCTTGTGCATAAGGAATTGGTCCTTCTCGTTCTCGAGACACTTTCGGAAGATATATTCTACCGCGAGGATACCGTTTCGTCGTTGCGCGGAACCGATCTAAACCGAAATTTGGTGGAAATTTACACGCCCCTGGTTGTATTCGAGCAAGCGCATCCTGAACGCGATAACCACGTAGAAATCCGTTGCGCGAACGAGGGTTGGCTGGCCCGAATCTGCGAATTCCTTCAGGACTGCATCGGCAATATCCAACATTCGAAACAAGCAAAGGATGCTGCTCTGAAGGCTCTAGCCAACTTCAAGTCAGTGCTGGTGTGGTCAATACCTAGGGCTATTCATCTCTCGGGCTGTGTTCAGAGCATTGCCAGAGCTTTCACTTGCAACGATGAGCAGGTACTGTTGGTAGGTATCTGATTGACATTCTTGAGGCCCAAGACGCTCACAAATTCTTTAGGCTGCGGTCGAGGCGTTACATGCGCTATATAGCAGATCAGCATACGACAGTGAAGGATTTCAACCTCTAGTACATATAATGTACGAAGCAGAGTCTCTCAATGTGATCTTAAAACTATTCCAGTGGTCGGTTGTTGGCCCCGAAGATATCGACGATACAAAGTACACAATATCCAAAAAGCTTTCTGAGGTATTGCTACCATCCGGTTAAAAGTAAAGGATTACACTAATGTATCTGATAGGTGGTTTCCTATGTTGCGGGTTTTCTCGAAGAAAAAGGCTTTACTATTGAAAGTTCACCTGGTGTGGACTTGCCATTCTTTTTCCATCTCATGTTAAACGTTGTTCAGCATCGCAGTCTCACTGTGTCGATACCCGTTCTGCATATTTGGTCAAAACTAATTGCATCCCCAAAGGTTGGGAACCTAGAAGTTGTGGTGAATCTCATCCCACCATTACTAACCATCTGTACTGAACGTCTTGTGCATTGGGAGTCCCTCCCTGCCGATTCGGAGGATCCTACAGTAATATTTCTTAATGAAGATATTGACACTGTTCCGGAAAAGCATGCATTCGTCGGGAATTACCGTCGCTACTGTTCGTCCATTATCGAGACGATCGTACAGAAACGGCCCGAAGAAGCCATCCCCCACATTCTCCTTGGAGTTGATGGCAACCTAGATAACCTGTATAGCGGGGTCAAGCCATTCACTGGTAGGTTTACTACCTCTGGCTCAAGATTGCTGAAATTGGACTAATAAAGTACAAGCGGAATCGTTCTCAAAGAACTCAGTGCCTTTGATGCGCGCGGATACGCAATTTGCAGTGGTGGATGCAACCCTAAAGGGTTATAATAAATGGGTCGCACTTCATGGACGCATGCCCCAGCAAGATGTAGGCTTCTTCGTACGCGTGAATGGGGATTCTACTAACAAAAAATAGGAACAAAGGCGCGCCGAGTTAGAAAGTGTTCTAGAAACTTGGGCATATAAGTTGATGCAAAGAAGCTTCGAGGTTTGTTCAGTTCCCACTTTCGCATCATACGCGCAATTGACCATATGATGCAGGATCCTGTCTTGAAGCAGCGCATCGTGAAACTTGTCGTCGACATATCCTCCAAAGCGCTTGATAAAACACCCAGTTTTGCGCTCAAAGTTCTGGAGTACACTCTCATGACACGTCTACCCGACCAACCAGAGTTTCCAGCTTATTCAGAGGCCGTAAAAGAGCTCCATGGGTTGGCTAGTCACGAACTACGTCGGCTTGCAACTCGCTATGCTGACTACTTTTCTGTGAGGTCCTTTATTTGATAATGGGAAGCTCTACTAATAAATGCATACAGACCTTCTATGACCTTCTAGAGCCTAAGATCCAAGAGATTACCTTGGCCAACCGAGTAGACGACAAGCTTCATATGGAATTCACCTCTATCCTTCTTATTATCATGTATGGTGTACCGGTCGTTCTATCTACCGTCCGACTACTGATCACTTTAGGCAACGTGCGAATAACATCGACCCTTACCTGCGCCAGTCGCGATTGGCCTCGTTTTTGGAGCCGATTCAGCAGGCCTGGCAGGATGACGAACTCCGCAATATGTGCTCAACCTTTGAAGGATTTTGTAGCATGCTCGGGTTGCAGAATGTAGGGCCATACATGCAATCGAAACAAGCTCAAAAGCTGGCGGATTGGTCAGAAGTGACTCTTGATGCGGAGGGCAAACAAGTCCAGGAGGAAATGACCCAGAAATTTCAGGTGATAAGCCCTTAGAGCCGAGTTCTACAGTTACAAACTAACAGGCAATGTAGCAACTACCTCTGAGGGGTACGAAGACGATGTTAGCGGTCTCTACGGACAAGCTCAAGAAAGCGGAACCGCCATACGACATTGCCTGTACTATCTGGCATGACATAATCCCAACGGTCTTGCCAACTCTTTTGCAGCTTGTCAGGTAAGATTCATGGTGGCAACTGGACGTTCTGAACTAATACCCTGGCAGCAACGCCCATGCGTTTCACAACCCAGAGAATTGGGCCGGTCTGCCTGGTGACATGCGGGGTATCGTTGAGCGGATTCTAACGGATAGATTCTGGCAAGCTGGTATATCGACTGGAAGTCGAGATGATTTCTACGCGAAAATCACCGCTTCTCGGGTGTCCCTTGAGGGCTTCGCGTCATCGGTGAGGGGGAAAATCAGGGCAGTTAGAGAATCCTGCTACTCAATGCTCTTCAGTATGAGCAGATTGCGCGAGCATTTCTACGGGTTTGCGGAGCTTCCTGGGCCGCTATCCCAAGCTCTTTTCAAAGACTCCCCTTATCTCTCCTCCCATCAATTTTCGGTCCTTCTCAACATCTCTAGGTGTCTAATCGACGACTGTCCTGTTCGCTTCCGAAGCCAATTCTTGCCCCCAATGTTGTCCACCCTATTCACCAATATCGACCGAAAAGTCACGTCGGAATGGGAGATCATTGAACAACGCAAAGCAGGACTGGGAGACGGCGACTTAGCCGATGAGATGAAGTCAGAGAGCATCCTGCGACAGCTGACATATTCAACTGTTATTATGGTGGCAAGCCTTCTGGACCCGCAACGAGGAGGTGCGAAACACAGCCCAAGAACAATCTGCTTATCCACCAAGCTAATCCCTGAATCTATAGACCCTGATGAGGAACCCGCGGATCCAAGTGTCCCCCTCCCGCCACCAGCACTGTCAGACTCGATCAGACACTTTGTCCTCTCTTCCACTGAAATATTCGAGCCAGTAATGCTTTTCTGTACCCACGCATTACGTATGCGTGATACACGGTGCTGTAGCATTATAACACGGGTCATCCGATCCATCCTGCAAGACTTTGCTCCCCCCAACAACTCACAAACAGTCATAACTATCCGCGAATTCATCTCCTCCGAAGTGCTAAAAGCATGTATAACGTCAGTGCACGAGCCATACTTCGTCGATATGCAGAAAGACCTGGCGCAACTCATCGCATCCATCTGGGTCTTGTACGGCGCAAGcacaccaacaccaaaggCCCTAATACTCAGCCTTCCCGGCATGACTGAACAGTTAGTAGCGAACACTGAAGCTGCTCTTGTGCGCTCCACATCAGCACGCCAGCAGCGAGCCTTGGTACTTGACCTCCTAGAAGGGCTCAGAGGTATCAGCGTTGCCGAACAAGGCAAGATTCTGGGATCTCGTGAGGAACGCCGCAAAGCACGAAGCGCTCTTCAAGAGAGATATATGAGCAACGAGATGGAAGGTCAACAGGGCCACAAGGTTGATATAAATGATGGACCAGACCTTTCCGGTGTTGCGGATATGTTTGGTTGAATGTGGACCCTGGCTTTGTATATTATGATCTCACTTGAGCGTATAGTTGGCATCCGGTGGtctagaaaagaaaaatagatATTCTTCGTTTGGGCTTAGATATTATAATGCCTACATCTTATGCTCATGATCAACTTCTTTACCCCTGCATATGAAGATAATGCCTTATGTAGGTTTACAAGAGTACAGAATAACGACAGTGGAGAGAAAAACGAAAAATTGTTGTGAAACTAGTCTGCCCTTTTTCCAGACGGTATATCTACAGTGTACATTGTTTCTCGAGCATTCAACCTCGCCGGGAAATCCGGTAATCGTCTTCGACCTCCGCTCACGCAATTGTATACCCTTCATCTAATATTCGCCAGAACCGACAGCTCATATGTATTCTGActcttcaacaccaagccATTCACAATTCCTTAGTTCATGACCTTTGACGGCGTGTACGCATATGTAGGACGAACGAATCTAAACCCCCCATTGTTAGCCAGGGCCATTCCCAAAAAAGGCAATTCAAAAACTGGCGGTTAATAGGCAACGCAATACATACCGGTCAGAGTTGTAAACCTTCGTCTCGCCTCCCAGCAGTTGCTGTTCGCGCGCCTTGTCGGAGAAATATCGGCGGGCCTGGTCGCGGTCTTCCTCggcttggaggagagggaggatgTGTAGACGACCCCAAATCTTCTCACGGGCGAGTTCGCTAGAACACGAAATTCGGTTAGTTATTTTCATTTAATTGCGCTCGACGTCTCGCAATTGCGATATATTGAAGCACGACAGGGAAGGAAACGTACTTCTGTTCCCGAATACCGTGGAAGAGCTTGTAGTATCCGTAGGCCATGAAAAGGTGCATGCCAACGAGGTAGGTAATGGGTCGGAAACCACGGGCGGGTACGTTGCGCTTTTAATCGGTCTACTTGTTAGCTCTCAATCTCATCTCGTAGTCGAATCGTGGATTGGTAGTGTGGTGATTTGACTGTTCTTTGGCGGACGAAAGGGAGCAATCTGGCGTACCTTGTATTGCACTTGCCGGTAGCCCCCGGCCGGGGGCATATCCTGAGGCATGTTGGCGACTGAAGAAATCGGCAGCTGCCTTCAATTAGTGTAAAGAGGGGGCGTCGTTCGAAGGGCAGGTCTTcggtgatgatggagttGGCGGAGAAGTTGGGTTTCTGGTCACGTGCCGGAGCCTTGCGTTTGGTAATGGGTGCTTTGTGTGGTGTGATTGGTTGGGCTTTCTTACTGACGGCCGTCCTTCGCGAGGGAGCGCATAGAAATAGTATCTACCACAGTACATTTGGATACACTCGAATATTTTACTATGATCGCTAATATGGAGTTATCTGAAGTATCTATAGAAAGCTAATTGATCTAGACAGAAGGTGTCTGTGCCGCTGGTATGAAATCACCTGACAGCTAAAGCAGCGACATGGACTTGCTCGATGTGGGGCTTGCTTTCACCCGaagcctttttttttccccgATTCGAAGGAAGCTGGTCAGGTTAACACCTCAACACCTTGTCATTCACTCGAAATCACAcaatggaggaagaagagcggcCTAGGAAGATCCAAAAGGTGGATGTGACAGAGGCTCATGAGTCCGAACCGCTCATGACCGGCGCAATTGAAAGCCCGCAAGACGATTCCTCCAAACACAACGATGCGACGCATGAGATCCCTGCTGCGACCACAGAGAAGGAGTCGGAAACTCCAACCCCTGGCCCAGATGGGTCTGAACCTACCACACAGAAGTTATCAAAGAGACAGATGAGAAGGCAAGCGCGGCGGGAACAATGGGAAGCGGAACGAGAGTCGCGCAAGGTCATTCGCAGGCAAAGGGCTGCAGATAAAAAAAACCGAAAACGCGCAGTCTGGGACGAAGCAAATAAACAGGGCAAAAATCCGTCAGAAGAGGTGCGAAAGCTGTTCCCAAAGATCGAGCGACCCCGAAAGCCAACTAGACTTCCACTTACTCTGGTTATCGATTGTGGATTCGATGACCTTATGATGGAAAAAGAGAGAATTTCCCTGGGCCAACAACTTACCCGAGCATACTCGGAGAATAACAAATCACCATATAATGCTCATATGGTCATGTCATCTTTCGATAAATTGTTGAAAGAGCGTTTCGAAACAGTCCTCAACAGTACCCATGAGAGTTGGCGGGGAGTTCGCTTCTTAACAGAGGATTGGTTTCATGCTGCGAACCAGGCGGCCGAGTTAATGCAAGGGCCGCAGGGTGGGGAATTGGGTGGACCGTTCGCAGACAAAGCTGATGCGAAACCggaagatggagaaattGTATACCTCTCCAGTGACAGCTCGGAAACACTGACCGAACTCAAACCGTACAGCACTTatatcatcggcggcctAGTGGACAAGAATCGGCACAAGGGGATCTGCCACAAGCGAGCAATTGAGATGGGCATCAAAACCGCGAAGCTACCGATTGGAAGTTATATTCAGATGGCTTCGCGCCCGGTCTTAGCGACGAATCATGTCGTGGAAATTATGGTTCGCTGGCTACAATTAGGGGACTGGGGAGAGGCATTTATGCAGACACTGCCGCCACGGAAAGGGGGTGTTTTGAGGAACAGTGAAAAAGATCAGGGAGATTCGACGCCACATGATGACAACGGCGAACCGTGtagtgaggaagaagctgcgcCTGAGACAGTTGAAACTGCCGAAGCCAATAGTAATGACGCCGCTGAGAGTCACAACCAAGCTGAATAAATACACATCCAAATGACGGACTACAAGTTCAGTGCTCTCAGTTTCGCCGTATACTGAAGGGAATAGTAT
The nucleotide sequence above comes from Aspergillus puulaauensis MK2 DNA, chromosome 3, nearly complete sequence. Encoded proteins:
- the trm10 gene encoding tRNA (guanine(9)-N(1))-methyltransferase (BUSCO:EOG09263760;~COG:U;~EggNog:ENOG410PKY7;~InterPro:IPR007356,IPR016653,IPR016009,IPR038459, IPR028564;~PFAM:PF01746;~go_function: GO:0008168 - methyltransferase activity [Evidence IEA]); protein product: MEEEERPRKIQKVDVTEAHESEPLMTGAIESPQDDSSKHNDATHEIPAATTEKESETPTPGPDGSEPTTQKLSKRQMRRQARREQWEAERESRKVIRRQRAADKKNRKRAVWDEANKQGKNPSEEVRKLFPKIERPRKPTRLPLTLVIDCGFDDLMMEKERISLGQQLTRAYSENNKSPYNAHMVMSSFDKLLKERFETVLNSTHESWRGVRFLTEDWFHAANQAAELMQGPQGGELGGPFADKADAKPEDGEIVYLSSDSSETLTELKPYSTYIIGGLVDKNRHKGICHKRAIEMGIKTAKLPIGSYIQMASRPVLATNHVVEIMVRWLQLGDWGEAFMQTLPPRKGGVLRNSEKDQGDSTPHDDNGEPCSEEEAAPETVETAEANSNDAAESHNQAE
- a CDS encoding karyopherin MSN5 (COG:U,Y;~EggNog:ENOG410PGU3;~InterPro:IPR016024,IPR011989,IPR040018,IPR013598;~PFAM:PF08389;~go_process: GO:0051168 - nuclear export [Evidence IEA]); this translates as MAAEDGLADGRMADIVRALELIHNPSSTNELRREALQFVESQKGSPSAARNGFLLASRRENDVLVRYFGLTLLDHVLRHTSFTATDEIVGLRDIVLKLAETIQPEDPAYIRNKIPQLWAEVAKRSWGLDWLDMDERLVQFWNASLVHKELVLLVLETLSEDIFYREDTVSSLRGTDLNRNLVEIYTPLVVFEQAHPERDNHVEIRCANEGWLARICEFLQDCIGNIQHSKQAKDAALKALANFKSVLVWSIPRAIHLSGCVQSIARAFTCNDEQVLLAAVEALHALYSRSAYDSEGFQPLVHIMYEAESLNVILKLFQWSVVGPEDIDDTKYTISKKLSEVVSYVAGFLEEKGFTIESSPGVDLPFFFHLMLNVVQHRSLTVSIPVLHIWSKLIASPKVGNLEVVVNLIPPLLTICTERLVHWESLPADSEDPTVIFLNEDIDTVPEKHAFVGNYRRYCSSIIETIVQKRPEEAIPHILLGVDGNLDNLYSGVKPFTAESFSKNSVPLMRADTQFAVVDATLKGYNKWVALHGRMPQQDEQRRAELESVLETWAYKLMQRSFEDPVLKQRIVKLVVDISSKALDKTPSFALKVLEYTLMTRLPDQPEFPAYSEAVKELHGLASHELRRLATRYADYFSTFYDLLEPKIQEITLANRVDDKLHMEFTSILLIIMQRANNIDPYLRQSRLASFLEPIQQAWQDDELRNMCSTFEGFCSMLGLQNVGPYMQSKQAQKLADWSEVTLDAEGKQVQEEMTQKFQQLPLRGTKTMLAVSTDKLKKAEPPYDIACTIWHDIIPTVLPTLLQLVSNAHAFHNPENWAGLPGDMRGIVERILTDRFWQAGISTGSRDDFYAKITASRVSLEGFASSVRGKIRAVRESCYSMLFSMSRLREHFYGFAELPGPLSQALFKDSPYLSSHQFSVLLNISRCLIDDCPVRFRSQFLPPMLSTLFTNIDRKVTSEWEIIEQRKAGLGDGDLADEMKSESILRQLTYSTVIMVASLLDPQRGDPDEEPADPSVPLPPPALSDSIRHFVLSSTEIFEPVMLFCTHALRMRDTRCCSIITRVIRSILQDFAPPNNSQTVITIREFISSEVLKACITSVHEPYFVDMQKDLAQLIASIWVLYGASTPTPKALILSLPGMTEQLVANTEAALVRSTSARQQRALVLDLLEGLRGISVAEQGKILGSREERRKARSALQERYMSNEMEGQQGHKVDINDGPDLSGVADMFG
- a CDS encoding putative NADH-ubiquinone oxidoreductase subunit GRIM-19 (COG:C,D;~EggNog:ENOG410PRI3;~InterPro:IPR009346;~PFAM:PF06212;~TransMembrane:1 (o24-43i)); this encodes MPQDMPPAGGYRQVQYKRNVPARGFRPITYLVGMHLFMAYGYYKLFHGIREQNELAREKIWGRLHILPLLQAEEDRDQARRYFSDKAREQQLLGGETKVYNSDRFVRPTYAYTPSKVMN